The genomic DNA attatgtttttagggCAGGCTGATGTTAGTATGATCGATGCGAGATATTCTCATTAGCATTTCTAATATATGCAATGATCCTCTACAATCGTATATAAAATAAGTTGGGCTTTTTGCGGACGCGTTGGCATTGCAGAAGTATAGGTCTGGCGCCGGCGCCGTATCCCGCCAAGTAATCCTATCGTACAGCTAACTACGATTGAATCAGCATATCAAACCGAGCGGTTCTGTGAAATAGAGATAGGTACTACTTCGGCATGAATAAATCAAAgcttgataaaatattgtatagtaAATAGCTAGGTAATGCGTCTGCGTGACAGGCCTAGGGTTGACCAGTAACATGAATAATCGGACTTAGgtatttattactataatattaatatgcgTTATGAATGAAATTGCATGACTCGCGTTAGGTATAATATGAACTCATTTTGGGATAGTTATATTTTACTCAGTTACCACTTCCTCTTTGTCgtaattttataagaaagagGAAGGATATCATtacctatatatgtattatgACATCAAACgaacattttgatttaatgatcatttttttttagtcacACGTAACTCTGCCTACTCTacctaagtaaataattattttaaatggcaacacagctaaattattaaataataatattttatgaatgtaagTAGAAGCTGCCATAGGGCTGATCAAAAGGCAAAATGAAAAACGTAAGATGAATATTGAATTGTCAATGTCTCAATACATATCGACAATGCaaataattacagtttttattgaaatattatgtggACACCTGTTTCCAATACAAATGCTAATGTATCGGAGATTATCATACGTATTACCGGCGCAGTACTTACTGACATAATAATGTAGTTATTTAATTTGTCTCAATGAGTAATCAGTGTAGTCTCGTGGACTTTAATTCGTGTAATTCACATACGATTTGGGCCGTTCGTCGAAGAGGCCGGCCTGTGCATGTCAATGCGTTTCACAAAGCGAAGATCCGATGCGATAAGTAGTACAATACACGGTCGATCACCTGCGCACTGTGACTGCACACGCCAAACGTATGAGCACTCACAGAATAACCCTATAACATTATGATATCGTGAATTACTAATTCtatttgtcagtttttttttcattcccaaTTTAAATTCAGTGCATTAAGGTTTAGGGTAACTTACCTGTAAGTAAgtgaatcatttatttttcccATTACCCACAATTTCCTTACACACTACCTATGCTACGCTTGAGTCAGTCAACCTTTAATATATTTGACAGGTCTACAGGTTGTTGCTCTACACCTCAATGAGTAAGACAAATAAAGAATAGGTAAATCACATTGGAAGTGATGCCTAACTGTTGTTGTGACTGGTTTGTAGTGagtctatttaatttaatttataggcATGCATGAGAGTCATACTAGTATTGTGACAACTCATGTGCATTGTGATTCAACCAGTAGGTAACATGCACCGTCTTCAGTGCCTACATCTTAGatcatttttgaataaaattgctATTGTGATGCGCTTCGTACTAACTAGCAGTACAACATCGACTCGTATAAGTAACCTTGATTGTTAAACGGCCATAAAAAGCCTTGGtgatagggttccgttttttcacTTTTGGAAAGAAAATCTAGATTATATTCAGCAGAACtaatcaataaaaatgaatttacaatGAAAAGAGAGATAGCGTCACCCGATTTCGTGCAACACGGTTGGGATAAAACGCCTCCAAAGCAGGCAagtgtaaaaatgtaaagtgaataataatacaataacgTGATTATGATAAATTAGTAATCGGCTTACCAATAAAGTCGCCCAGTCGTGATCCGAGCAGGGCCCCGGCACTAGTCACGACCGCACAGGTGTTGTAATGACGTCCCTGGTGCAGCGCCAATCTCGGAATCTTGAACCCAAGCCTAGCAAATGGCTCATCACTAGCTCTCACTGTCCGCACCTTCACAGCTTTCAAACTACACATCACCTCCTTTTTAGAAGCTTCCTTACGGTTACTGCTATCGTATCTAACATCATACGTGTTGTGAGCTTCTAACCCTGACCTGAAAACTTTACTCTCGCCCATCAGGACTCTGTGGAATTCTTTCAACAACAGTTCTTTAAACTCGGCGGTCCGTTCTTCACAATCTGCGGATAGGAAGTCGTCACAAAAGTACTTATCGCTGTCAAACTCCAGCAACGGCTTGTGTATATTGGGAAATCTAGGGCTGCCGTGGCTCTTCCTCACTATGTTATTGGACGGATGAATATTCGAGCCTGATGTCTTGTTAGACGCTTGCATCGACACACCACCACTCCATAACCCGCCAACAGCCGATCTTCGATTTTTCCTAATGGAGTCTATTCTTAAAGtcgaattgaatatttttgattgatatttGTCTGGTGAGTAAGGACTTTGATAGTTGAGCCCAGATGCCATTGTTTTCTGAGGTCCTCCGGGGATTTTGTTAAACAATCTTTGCTTTTCAATGTACATCCAATATTGAGaccaaattaaatacaaataaccGCACATACCGAAGAAGAGGAGGTTAATAAAAACCCAGACAGACATTGCAGCAGCcttcatatttttgtgttaaatttcCCGATTTATAGAGATTCAAATTGAACACACAATTATGTATgagtaaaaatacattaaaacactGGTGTAACTGTATTTACACTTGATTAAAATAATCACAACCTTTAAATAACTGTAGTACAGTTTTGGATGAATCTGTATTCGTCGGGCGGAGTGCAATCAGCTGATAAGGTTTGCAGTGCGCATGCGTACAATCGTCTGCAAACACCGCATCGCCCTTTGTCTCGATGTAGTACTACTCGTAGTTCATCGACTTGAATCGGGCTGCACGAGTCTTCGTACGTTTTCTCTTTAGGAAATCATATGTGTtcagaatataaaaatgtttatgaaaatcaTCATCGTTTTATGATGTTGGTGGAAATTGTatgtaaccttttttttttcaaaaagaatctttatttcatgttttaatatACACACACAAAATATAGTTAGAGAGCAGTTTTTCTTAACAAATGTTAGATAAACACTGAATTTCTAATGAATACTCACATTGCAGTACTACCTGCTACgtacaaaatgttaaatgttgatttatgtAGCTGGTAACAATGTAGCACCTTTGGACATTTCATCCCATCCCATCATTTTAGAAATCTGTTGGCTAGCCGTGATACGAGCGGCCAAAAATCCTGCAATTGCGCATGAAGGTGTGATAGCTATCCACGCCCTGCCATTGCAAACAACCCTGATGCACTGCAGCACTTCGGCGGAAGTCCCATCAATTTTCTGAAACTATGATAACATTGTACTCTAAAAGTTCCATACGAAGCTTGCATATATTTCTACAAGTTACACATGTACGTAGCTGTGTAAAGCCTCTTTTTGACCTCCTTAGTACAACGTGAATCTGTAAGTTCTGATATTCGCGCGTCCGGATAGAGCCCTTCGTTCAATTTCAATGTTAGCATAAGCTCTAAGGTCAATTATAACCAAATAGCCAAATGTATTTCACGTCAGCGGAAGCTGGGTAAACATGACTTacctaaacaaattatatttaaaggcCAAGTCTCTTGATGCTTGTAAGTCGGCTCACTTTAAATACCCAATACTAATGTCGTTGCGGCCCGGATCGCATAATCTTAGCCACACTCTTAGCAAAGGTGTTCTTTACCCAAAGGAACTACAATAAACGGTTGTTTCCTATACGACTTCATGCATTAACGCTTATATCCAGGCCCAGAAGCCTCTAAAAACATGATCCAGAGGGTGTATAATCACTACGTTTACACGATCCTCGTATTTAGACGCAGTTGCTTCTCGGAATACTGACACCACCTTAGCCGCGACCTTAAGTAAGAGTGACTCTCGCAAATTGTCGTAGTGCAGGCCGGATAAAGGTTGACGACTTGACATGGTTATTCCAATAACTGACCCTTATTCTTTAGGTGTAGTTACAACCGAAGGtacttgttgttttttaatcaactAGTTAGGTAATTGTTTCGAGCTAATTAGGTAAATGTCAAAATTGCAGAGtaacgtaattaaaaataaaaacatgatcgtcagaaataatttattcaataagcatttgagtaaaataaaaacccgtattatattaaattcacaACTAGGAGTTAGTAAAACACGATTTATGAAGctgtattaatgtaaatatttaaatctgtaTCTATAAAGTAAAGCTAGATCTACATAGgaatatgttattgttttttttttactttggaaTCAGCTGAAGTAGCATATCTTCAGCCAACGTGGTAAAAACCTTAATGTGCCTTAAACCTAGACTTACTTATAATTGGTTCATTTATGTACCTTGTACGGGATATGACGTAGTGttcaaaatttgaattaaatgcatagtaatgttattaatatgtaCCTTCTATCTACGCATTTTGAGTTAATAGTAACTGAAAGAAGATAATTACTGTTAATATGTCAATAATAAGTATAGAAGTTATAAAATGTTgctaaaactttttattaggtTTAACTTTATATAAGGTTTTATaacataaagtttttaataaattaatcgcAATCGGGCAAAAAAACGtctagatttataaa from Trichoplusia ni isolate ovarian cell line Hi5 chromosome 4, tn1, whole genome shotgun sequence includes the following:
- the LOC113492654 gene encoding beta-galactoside alpha-2,6-sialyltransferase 2; this encodes MKAAAMSVWVFINLLFFGMCGYLYLIWSQYWMYIEKQRLFNKIPGGPQKTMASGLNYQSPYSPDKYQSKIFNSTLRIDSIRKNRRSAVGGLWSGGVSMQASNKTSGSNIHPSNNIVRKSHGSPRFPNIHKPLLEFDSDKYFCDDFLSADCEERTAEFKELLLKEFHRVLMGESKVFRSGLEAHNTYDVRYDSSNRKEASKKEVMCSLKAVKVRTVRASDEPFARLGFKIPRLALHQGRHYNTCAVVTSAGALLGSRLGDFIDSHDMVLRFNNAPTENYTEDVGSKTTFRVLNSQVVAKPEFKFLENPLFQKVSILIWDPANYSSTLDDWYQHPDYPLFPVYKKLLELRKDSDVHLLNPQVLWALWAVLQDTSPYRLRRNPPSSGFIGLWFALHRCSRVHMLEYVPSTRATRRCHYHAAGDDAGCTLGAWHPLAHEKALAERMRDNSDIDVFQRGIIDVPGFKTISCP